A single window of Nicotiana sylvestris chromosome 3, ASM39365v2, whole genome shotgun sequence DNA harbors:
- the LOC104220450 gene encoding transcription factor RF2b-like: MQDPSHLNSVKLPNQPPSSFSAAAFRPSHHRRAHSEVNFRLPEDLDLESDPFDAPAGSFEEIGSEDDFFSTYMDIEKLGSGGGSNSGSDAAAGGLENAGGSGGSSRVGAESSDGEKSMMMKPRHRHSHSVDSSSSLLLSESIEAKKAMAPDKLAELWTIDPKRAKRILANRQSAARSKERKARYISELESKVQTLQTEATTLSAQLTLFQRDTTGLTNENTELKLRLQAMEQQAQLRDARNEALKQEVERLKIATGQISASSDAYNSGMQQISYNRPAFFPHQPQPGPSEPPNTLMPQFHTLQGSMSNPRHTLLAGHAQALTDAMQQDPLRRFQGLDINSRGSHLVKTEAPSISASESSSTF, encoded by the exons ATGCAAGATCCGTCACATCTAAACTCCGTTAAGTTACCGAATCAACCTCCGTCGTCATTTTCAGCTGCTGCATTCCGTCCGTCTCACCACCGGCGAGCTCACTCGGAGGTGAACTTCCGGTTGCCGGAGGATTTAGATCTGGAATCCGACCCATTCGATGCGCCGGCGGGAAGTTTCGAGGAGATCGGATCGGAGGATGATTTTTTCTCTACGTACATGGACATTGAGAAGCTCGGCTCCGGCGGTGGATCTAACTCCGGAAGCGATGCAGCAGCTGGTGGTCTCGAAAATGCCGGTGGTAGTGGAGGGAGTAGTCGAGTGGGAGCTGAGAGTAGTGACGGagagaaaagcatgatgatgaaGCCACGTCACAGGCATAGTCATTCAGTGGATAGCTCATCGAGTTTGTTGCTGAGTGAGAGTATTGAAGCTAAGAAAGCTATGGCTCCTGATAAGTTGGCTGAGCTCTGGACTATTGATCCTAAACGTGCCAAAAG GATTTTGGCAAATCGGCAGTCTGCTGCTCGTTCTAAAGAGAGGAAGGCCCGTTATATATCTGAACTTGAGAGTAAAGTTCAGACCCTTCAAACAGAAGCCACCACTCTTTCTGCACAACTGACCCTTTTCCAG AGGGATACAACCGGCCTTACTAATGAGAATACCGAGCTTAAGCTCCGTTTGCAAGCTATGGAACAACAAGCTCAATTACGAGATG CTCGGAACGAAGCACTGAAACAGGAAGTTGAAAGACTTAAAATAGCTACAGGGCAGATATCAGCCTCCTCAGATGCATACAATTCGGGAATGCAGCAAATTTCATATAACCGACCAGCATTCTTTCCTCATCAGCCACAGCCAGGGCCAAGCGAACCACCGAACACACTGATGCCGCAGTTTCACACCCTCCAGGGCAGCATGTCTAATCCCCGTCACACTCTACTTGCTGGCCATGCACAGGCTCTCACAGACGCAATGCAACAAGATCCTCTCAGGCGTTTTCAGGGTCTTGACATCAACAGCAGGGGTTCTCATCTTGTAAAAACTGAAGCCCCCTCTATTTCTGCCAGTGAAAGCAGCAGTACATTCTGA